Sequence from the Pseudanabaena sp. BC1403 genome:
TGGTAAAGGTGTTATTTATAAATTATTTGCAAAGTATTTATAAGCTTGCGATCGCGACTAGGATCGCTAACCGTTACAATCCACTGTAAATATTTACACCCTTTAAACGTGGAAATGCTGATTTCAATTTTCCACTAGAACCGCGATCGCCTATCCATAAAACTAATAAACAGTGGAATTATCTGCATAATCGAATAACCAGCGATCGGACCAGCGATCGCCATCGCCACGAATCAAGGAAATATCTGCCAGATGCAATATGCCATAGTCAATAAAGCGATGATCGCAGGGATGAAAAATAATAGGCGTAGGTATCTGAGCCGAGATTTTGGTTTTGCAGACTTTAGTTCCATGATTGAATTGTTCTAGTGAAAAATTGGGATAGTAGGTTTTCCTACTGGTATCGATAAGGATCTGAATTAAATCAAAAGCACCCTAGTCAATTTGGTTAGGGTGCTTTGTCATAGGGGTTTGGGAAACTAGTGTCTTCTATTGGACACTTAATCCACCGTCTATGACAATACTTTGCCCCATAATGTATGAAGCAGAATCAGAACAAAGCCAAAGTACAGTCTCGGCAACTTCTTCAGCAGTCCCTAGACGACCCGAAGGTTGTTTAGCAATCATTGCCATTTCCAGTGCATTGCTACCTCCATCACGATGCATTCCCCTTTCCAGCATTGGAGTACGAATATAACCAGGACAAACCGCATTAATCCGAATCCCAGTTTGAGCATATTCAAGAGCAGCCGTTCTTGTAAGTCCCAAAATTCCATGCTTACTGGCAGCATAAGCACAATGCCCAGCATGAGCAATTAATCCAGCCGTAGAAGCAGTATTAACGATTATCCCCTTGCCCTGAGACTGCATCTGAAGTAGCTCATACTTCATACAAAGCCATACGCCCTTAAGGTTAATAGAAATAATGCGCTCCCAATCATCTTCGAGAGATTCAGCCGTTAAAGCTTTAG
This genomic interval carries:
- a CDS encoding glucose 1-dehydrogenase, which codes for MNRKFDDQIVLVTGGSSGIGRATAIAFAKEGAQVVIADIDSIGGDETIRIIQENGGKAKFIYTDVSQTQSVESLITSIFSTFGHLDCAFNNAGVSSQTKALTAESLEDDWERIISINLKGVWLCMKYELLQMQSQGKGIIVNTASTAGLIAHAGHCAYAASKHGILGLTRTAALEYAQTGIRINAVCPGYIRTPMLERGMHRDGGSNALEMAMIAKQPSGRLGTAEEVAETVLWLCSDSASYIMGQSIVIDGGLSVQ